The DNA window GATCGCCACCACGCCGCGTTTGACCTTTTCGATTATCGCGCTCACGCTTGTCGGGTCTTTTGAAATCGGCGCGGCAAACGACGGCGCGGCGCACAGCGCAAGAAACGCCGCCGTACCCAATACCGCAAAAGCCTTAATCTCCGGCAATCGCATCACTTAACCTCCAAAACACTAAACGGAAAACTCCGAGTCGTAGTTGCGTTTGACGTCGGTTTTCACCGTAATCCTGCTTGTGGTTTCACCGCGCTTGACGGTGAAAACCAATTGCTCGTCAATCGCTCTTTCCATCACGTAAATCCTCAAATCCTCGGGCGATTCGAACTTAATCCCGTTGACCTGCAAAATCTCGTCATTCTTTTGGAAGCCCGCGGCATCCGCGGGCGAATCCTTGCGCACCCCGTACACGATTATTTTGCCCTTGGGTCTGTACCGCTCTCTGAACTCGATGTATTGCGCCGGAGTGCGCACACTGCTGGGAAACACGATGTCCAATCCGAGCCACGGCCTAGCCTGATGCCGGATGAACGGCCTGTCGGGGCTGGAATCCGCAATGCTGTAATAAAACTCCTTGGCCAGGTTGATCGGGATCGCCCAGTTGGAGCCCTGACTGACCTCGGTCGAGCCCCCGAGGAAGTTGATTCCGATCACTTCGCCCTTGGAATTGAACAGCGGCCCCCCGGAATTGCCTCCCGCAATCGGAGTCTGCATTCGGAGCGAGTATGTGAAATTCGTTCCGTACTGCGTTCCGAAGTTAGCCCCGTAATTGACCAGGTAATAGTGGGCCGTTTCCGAACACTGGAGCGGGAATTCCATGCTCGTGTCCTTGCCCGCCACAACCCTGACGGTCGCGGACTGCTTCAGACCGAAGTTGCCGAACGGATCGCTCGGATCCACGTTCATCTGGGTCTGGTCTCCCGGCTGGCCCATCGCAAGCGCAAGCTCGCCGGGCTTCACCGCATCGCTGTCGCCAAGCGGCACGGGAAAGATCTTTTCCTTGGGGCAGCCTTCGAGAATGCCTATCGCGACATCGATTCCCGGATCGACCGCGATGAGGTTTCCCCGGTACGTCGTGTTGTCCCAAAGCGTCACGGCGGCGAACGCGGCGCCCTGAAGCACGTGCACGTTGGTCATGAAGTGGCCTTCCTTGCTGATGATGAAGCCGCTTCCGATTGAGCCGCCGGTTCCTTGGATCACTTCCGTCACTTCGGTCGGCGCGATGGCCACCACGCCGCGTTTCACCTTTTCGATGATAGCCGCGACGCTGGTAGGGTCGGTGGTTTTTGCGGCCGCCGCCGCAGCGCCGGCGAACGCGCATTCAATCAGCGCCGCGGCGAGCGCCGCAAGCGCCGATCTCCCGAACAAATTTGCTCTGCCAAACATTTAGATCATCCCCTAGGCCATAAGCACCGGAATCTCACAAAAACGCCCGAAGGATACAAGTACGGCACGCGACCGGTAGCCGCTATGACCATCGCGGCATGGTTATGTTCCCGCCGGGGTGTCTCCCGGACAAAAACTCGATATTCAACGTACAACCGCGGCAAAGCGGCAAATTCGCGTTGGTTTACGGATGCCCCGGCGGCAGTCCGCCGCGGGAAGATGAAGCTGCGGGCTTTTCGGAAGCCTCTTCCAAACTTTCCGGCGTGGGAAGTATCGTGACCAGC is part of the bacterium genome and encodes:
- a CDS encoding trypsin-like peptidase domain-containing protein; translated protein: MFGRANLFGRSALAALAAALIECAFAGAAAAAAKTTDPTSVAAIIEKVKRGVVAIAPTEVTEVIQGTGGSIGSGFIISKEGHFMTNVHVLQGAAFAAVTLWDNTTYRGNLIAVDPGIDVAIGILEGCPKEKIFPVPLGDSDAVKPGELALAMGQPGDQTQMNVDPSDPFGNFGLKQSATVRVVAGKDTSMEFPLQCSETAHYYLVNYGANFGTQYGTNFTYSLRMQTPIAGGNSGGPLFNSKGEVIGINFLGGSTEVSQGSNWAIPINLAKEFYYSIADSSPDRPFIRHQARPWLGLDIVFPSSVRTPAQYIEFRERYRPKGKIIVYGVRKDSPADAAGFQKNDEILQVNGIKFESPEDLRIYVMERAIDEQLVFTVKRGETTSRITVKTDVKRNYDSEFSV